One window from the genome of Jeotgalibaca sp. MA1X17-3 encodes:
- a CDS encoding ATP synthase subunit I translates to MIVSFLIGLLIGILYFGGLYYTTQKFNHVKSPGLFMILSFIFRMGILLTGLYYLAQAGFKNILLGFLAIMIVRMIMVSKIKKDPSKPDTKRE, encoded by the coding sequence ATGATTGTTTCATTTTTAATAGGTTTATTAATAGGCATTTTATATTTTGGTGGACTGTACTATACTACACAAAAATTTAATCATGTTAAAAGCCCTGGTCTATTTATGATTCTCTCGTTTATTTTTAGAATGGGGATATTATTAACAGGATTGTATTACTTAGCACAAGCAGGCTTTAAAAATATTTTATTAGGATTTCTAGCAATCATGATCGTTCGAATGATTATGGTGTCTAAAATAAAAAAGGATCCATCCAAGCCAGACACAAAAAGGGAGTGA
- a CDS encoding F0F1 ATP synthase subunit C, which produces MDNIGLIGMTSIIIAGITMALGSIAPALGQGKAVSQALKSIAQQPDESNTITRTLFVGLAMIESTAIYCFVIAMILLFANPFWNLVVG; this is translated from the coding sequence ATGGATAATATAGGACTAATTGGTATGACGTCAATAATTATTGCAGGAATAACTATGGCTCTAGGATCAATAGCACCAGCATTAGGTCAGGGAAAAGCTGTTTCACAAGCATTAAAGTCAATAGCTCAACAGCCAGATGAATCAAATACAATTACTAGAACTCTCTTTGTAGGATTGGCTATGATTGAATCTACGGCTATCTATTGTTTTGTAATTGCCATGATTCTGCTTTTTGCTAATCCGTTTTGGAATTTAGTGGTGGGGTAA
- a CDS encoding tripartite tricarboxylate transporter permease produces MDYVILFQMILAALGATVLYTLIGFIPGTDETSVLMPITLAVVLSGVSPIVVLTFFISAIIALNLMNAMPTLVVGLPGGVLSTPMIGHSLTMKKAGLTHENIKKAAVGSLIGVLVSVPISLLIASLIAPYAESIKGYASWLFVIGAIFLSLMGKSKTLSLIMIIPLALLFQSLRTLYWDLGIVPFEKNITTSFFLGITVGPLLVSLLSFLIKSTRESVETDQLKETIIPSIENKRDSINPFKIVNRKESSSAVVASFFSTFLFVLSPVGITILFGELVGKREKDPLKRASTSIVTMSALAQSTYLSGIIISVVALGLPLSPAAIGPGGALFTAPPVFTLENNIHHILSTGELTLAILVGTVITISIVYFLAIRYATSITAVVLTKIPHEAVLALFIGLVILLAYMDAGLLNVFGVILIGFICGSLNNLGINYGIQFMTLYAAPFIVSWFMQGS; encoded by the coding sequence ATGGACTACGTAATTTTGTTTCAAATGATTTTAGCGGCTTTGGGGGCAACCGTATTATATACCCTGATTGGATTTATTCCAGGAACTGATGAAACGTCTGTCTTAATGCCGATTACTTTAGCTGTCGTTCTTTCCGGAGTTTCACCCATCGTCGTGTTAACTTTTTTCATTTCAGCTATTATTGCTTTAAACTTAATGAATGCTATGCCAACTCTTGTTGTTGGTTTACCCGGCGGAGTTCTTTCCACGCCGATGATTGGCCACTCGCTTACGATGAAAAAAGCAGGTCTGACACATGAAAATATTAAAAAAGCTGCGGTTGGTTCTCTTATCGGAGTATTGGTTTCCGTACCAATCAGTTTACTAATCGCAAGTCTGATCGCCCCTTACGCTGAATCTATTAAAGGATATGCGAGTTGGCTTTTCGTCATAGGTGCTATTTTTCTATCTTTAATGGGGAAATCAAAAACACTTTCCTTAATTATGATTATTCCTCTTGCTCTCCTTTTCCAAAGTTTACGAACTTTGTATTGGGATTTAGGGATTGTTCCTTTTGAAAAAAACATTACAACTTCCTTCTTCCTTGGTATTACGGTAGGTCCTCTATTAGTAAGCTTACTTTCATTTCTAATCAAGTCTACTCGAGAATCAGTTGAAACCGATCAACTTAAAGAAACGATCATTCCATCTATTGAAAATAAACGCGACTCTATTAATCCATTTAAAATTGTAAATCGAAAAGAAAGTAGTAGTGCAGTAGTTGCTTCTTTTTTCTCGACTTTTCTTTTTGTCTTGAGCCCGGTTGGAATTACGATTCTATTTGGAGAATTAGTTGGAAAAAGAGAAAAGGATCCATTGAAACGCGCGAGTACATCTATTGTCACGATGAGTGCCTTAGCTCAATCAACCTATTTATCAGGAATTATTATTAGTGTCGTCGCACTTGGACTCCCTCTTTCACCTGCTGCAATTGGTCCGGGTGGCGCCTTGTTTACTGCTCCTCCTGTTTTTACTTTGGAAAATAACATTCATCACATCTTATCTACCGGTGAGTTAACTCTAGCAATCCTTGTGGGAACCGTAATTACCATCAGTATCGTTTATTTTTTAGCGATTCGCTATGCAACTTCGATTACAGCGGTGGTCTTAACGAAAATCCCTCATGAAGCAGTACTTGCGCTCTTTATTGGCTTAGTTATTTTATTAGCGTATATGGATGCAGGATTATTAAATGTATTTGGAGTGATTTTAATTGGTTTCATTTGTGGATCTCTCAATAATTTAGGGATCAACTATGGGATTCAGTTTATGACACTCTATGCGGCACCGTTTATCGTATCTTGGTTTATGCAAGGATCATAA
- the atpD gene encoding F0F1 ATP synthase subunit beta: MPMNKLNKGFISSIRGSVVQAVFNDEIPLINNKLTTGDHNEIILEVSSYVDVKTIRAIALTYTGGISRGDAIIDTGAPINVPVGTKTLGKMFDVFGNVLSGDDDMGDVVRKSIHQKPLPFSKRSTSDEMFETGIKAIDVLTPLARGEKAGLFGGAGVGKTVLITELINNTAQKTKGYSIFCGIGERSREAEELYREVQEANVLKNAVLIFAQMNEPPGARFRVGHSALTMAEHFRDEEKKDVLLLIDNIFRFIQAGSEVSGLMGKMPSRVGYQPTLASELSELQERIASTSSGAITSIQAVYVPADDFTDPSATHTFSHLSASVVLSRKRASEGLFPAIDPLNSSSKMLNKSVIGERHYHIAREIKRTLAVYEELKDIIAMLGIEELSEEDRNIVNRARRLERFLTQPFFSTEDITGIEGRLVNLDDALEGCERILNDEFKDYEETDLYLIGNIDEAIKKRKERENINET, translated from the coding sequence ATGCCTATGAATAAACTTAATAAAGGTTTTATTAGCTCGATAAGAGGGAGTGTTGTTCAGGCTGTTTTTAATGATGAAATTCCACTCATTAATAATAAATTAACTACTGGAGATCATAACGAGATCATTTTGGAAGTATCTTCTTATGTAGATGTTAAAACTATAAGAGCTATTGCCCTGACTTATACGGGAGGTATTTCTAGAGGAGATGCAATAATAGATACAGGTGCTCCGATAAATGTACCAGTAGGCACAAAAACATTGGGAAAAATGTTTGATGTTTTTGGTAATGTACTAAGTGGTGATGATGACATGGGGGATGTAGTAAGAAAATCCATCCATCAAAAGCCGTTGCCTTTTTCTAAAAGAAGTACTTCAGATGAAATGTTTGAAACAGGAATAAAAGCTATAGATGTACTAACACCTCTTGCACGGGGTGAGAAAGCTGGGTTATTTGGAGGAGCTGGTGTAGGGAAAACCGTTCTTATAACCGAACTTATAAATAATACAGCTCAAAAAACGAAAGGATATAGTATTTTTTGTGGCATTGGGGAACGATCTAGAGAAGCAGAGGAACTTTATCGTGAAGTTCAAGAAGCCAACGTATTAAAAAATGCAGTCCTTATATTTGCGCAAATGAATGAACCACCTGGAGCAAGATTTAGAGTTGGTCACTCTGCCCTTACAATGGCAGAGCACTTTCGTGATGAAGAGAAAAAAGATGTTCTGCTTTTAATTGATAATATTTTCAGATTTATTCAAGCTGGTTCTGAAGTTTCTGGACTTATGGGTAAAATGCCTTCTAGAGTGGGGTATCAACCTACCTTAGCAAGTGAACTTTCAGAACTACAAGAAAGGATAGCTAGTACTTCTTCAGGAGCGATTACTTCTATACAGGCAGTCTATGTTCCAGCTGATGATTTTACAGATCCTTCTGCCACTCACACATTTTCACATTTATCTGCATCAGTAGTATTATCTAGAAAAAGAGCTAGTGAAGGCTTATTTCCTGCCATAGATCCTTTAAACTCATCTTCTAAAATGTTGAATAAATCTGTAATAGGAGAAAGACACTATCATATAGCCAGGGAAATTAAAAGAACGTTGGCCGTTTATGAAGAATTGAAAGATATCATCGCCATGTTAGGGATAGAAGAGCTTTCAGAAGAAGATAGAAATATAGTGAATAGAGCTAGAAGATTAGAAAGATTTTTAACTCAACCTTTTTTCTCCACAGAAGATATAACGGGAATAGAAGGTCGCTTAGTTAATTTAGACGATGCTCTAGAAGGCTGTGAAAGAATTTTAAATGATGAATTTAAAGATTATGAAGAAACTGATTTATATTTAATTGGTAATATTGACGAAGCTATTAAAAAAAGAAAAGAAAGGGAGAACATAAATGAGACTTAA
- a CDS encoding alternate F1F0 ATPase, F1 subunit alpha — translation MLNKQLSYLDKAIDESLKEDLKKNNIEESGTVISVDSGIAVVKGLRVVKNQELIEFPGEVMGMAFNLDPNSIGVVLLGDFYNIKAGDIVKRTFSVADIPVSDDFLGRVISPLGVILDNKGPVNIQKHLPVERESPSIMKRAPVNIPLQTGIKIIDSVVPIGRGQRELILGDRQTGKTTIAIDTIINQKGEDVICIYCAIGQQTTSVSKTIETLKRNGAMDYTIVMIAGSEDPPGVAYIAPYAATSLGEYFMEKGKDVLIVYDDLTRHARSYRELSLLLERPPGREAFPGDIFYIHSRLLERSTHLREEYGGGSITSLPIIETQAENLSAYISTNLISITDGQIYLSPKLFQKGNLPAVNIGTSVSRIGAKTQIPSYRSITSALKLTYSQFEELESFASFGTRLDEKTKETLVRGRRIRAVLNQGQHSPIEVTEQIGVLMAVTNGLLDKIDLEDISEAEDLIRNEVKKDYDFRTALLQPEAIDDSTKDAFLKRMKKLLEMEFKL, via the coding sequence ATGTTAAACAAACAACTGTCCTATTTAGATAAAGCGATTGATGAATCACTAAAAGAAGATTTGAAAAAAAACAATATAGAAGAAAGTGGAACAGTTATTTCTGTAGATAGTGGTATAGCGGTTGTAAAGGGACTCAGAGTTGTAAAAAATCAAGAATTAATTGAATTCCCGGGCGAGGTTATGGGGATGGCCTTTAACTTGGATCCAAATAGTATTGGAGTTGTTCTCCTTGGAGATTTCTACAATATTAAAGCCGGAGATATAGTCAAAAGAACCTTTTCTGTTGCAGATATACCAGTATCTGATGATTTTTTAGGCAGAGTCATTAGTCCTTTGGGAGTAATTTTAGACAATAAGGGACCTGTAAATATACAGAAACATCTACCTGTTGAAAGAGAATCTCCTTCTATAATGAAAAGGGCTCCTGTAAATATTCCACTACAAACTGGAATAAAAATAATTGATAGTGTTGTTCCAATTGGCCGAGGACAAAGGGAATTGATTTTAGGTGATAGGCAAACGGGGAAAACTACGATTGCTATTGATACGATTATTAATCAAAAAGGTGAAGATGTCATTTGTATCTATTGTGCTATAGGTCAGCAAACAACATCTGTTTCTAAAACTATAGAAACATTAAAAAGAAATGGTGCTATGGACTATACAATCGTAATGATAGCTGGTTCAGAAGATCCCCCAGGAGTAGCGTATATTGCGCCTTATGCAGCGACATCTCTAGGAGAATATTTCATGGAGAAGGGTAAAGATGTCTTAATTGTATATGATGACCTTACAAGACATGCTAGATCATATAGAGAGCTTTCTTTACTTCTTGAAAGACCTCCCGGAAGAGAAGCTTTCCCCGGAGATATATTTTATATTCACTCGAGACTTCTTGAAAGATCGACGCACTTGCGAGAGGAATATGGCGGTGGTAGTATTACATCATTGCCTATTATAGAAACCCAGGCTGAGAATTTGTCAGCTTATATTTCTACTAACTTAATTTCTATTACGGATGGGCAAATTTATCTTTCTCCCAAATTATTTCAAAAGGGCAATTTACCTGCCGTGAATATAGGTACATCTGTATCTAGAATAGGAGCAAAGACACAAATTCCATCTTATAGATCAATTACTAGTGCCTTAAAACTTACCTATTCTCAGTTTGAAGAGTTAGAGTCATTTGCCAGCTTTGGAACAAGACTTGACGAAAAAACTAAAGAAACTCTTGTTAGAGGAAGAAGAATTAGAGCAGTTTTAAATCAAGGTCAACATTCTCCAATAGAAGTTACTGAGCAAATTGGAGTGTTAATGGCCGTAACGAATGGACTATTAGATAAAATTGACTTAGAAGATATATCTGAAGCAGAAGATTTAATAAGAAATGAAGTAAAAAAAGATTATGATTTCCGTACTGCTTTATTACAACCTGAAGCTATCGATGATAGTACCAAAGATGCTTTTCTAAAAAGAATGAAAAAATTATTGGAAATGGAGTTTAAACTATAA
- the coaA gene encoding type I pantothenate kinase, translating to MIENRNYYQIDRNEWKTFHEDSIPLLSEEKLKSLLSLNDKLSLDDVKDIYVPLVEMIDLYQKNYRNLRRSKSKFLTRPYEPAPLIIGVTGSVAVGKSTTARVLQNLLQKFYTDKKIEMITTDGFLYPNAVLKDRGIMNRKGFPESYDMEKLIQFLLDIKTGKTDVKLPIYSHHIYDIVPDEYEYMNLPDILIVEGINVLQLPSRQQIYVSDFFDFSIYVDAEQENIEKWYLERFEMLMDLAKNREDNYYYNYAVGNRSDAIAMAKDVWKKVNLKNLEEYIRPTMSRADLIIHKSDNHYIDYLHIKKY from the coding sequence ATGATTGAGAATCGTAATTACTATCAGATTGATAGAAATGAATGGAAAACGTTTCATGAAGACTCCATTCCGCTCTTATCAGAAGAGAAATTAAAAAGCTTACTTTCACTGAATGATAAACTTTCATTAGATGATGTGAAAGATATTTATGTTCCATTAGTAGAAATGATTGACCTGTATCAAAAAAACTATCGGAATTTAAGAAGATCAAAAAGTAAGTTTTTAACTCGTCCATACGAACCCGCTCCTTTAATTATTGGAGTTACAGGAAGTGTTGCGGTCGGGAAAAGTACAACTGCTCGAGTACTTCAGAATCTATTACAAAAATTTTATACGGATAAAAAGATTGAGATGATTACTACAGATGGATTTTTATATCCGAATGCCGTTTTAAAAGATCGTGGAATAATGAATCGCAAAGGGTTTCCAGAGAGTTATGACATGGAAAAATTAATTCAATTTTTGCTGGATATCAAAACGGGTAAGACAGATGTAAAATTACCGATTTATTCTCACCATATTTATGATATTGTACCTGATGAGTATGAGTATATGAATCTGCCAGATATTTTGATTGTAGAAGGGATTAATGTTTTGCAATTACCTTCACGGCAACAAATTTATGTAAGTGATTTTTTTGATTTTTCTATTTATGTAGATGCGGAACAAGAAAATATTGAGAAGTGGTATTTGGAACGATTTGAAATGTTGATGGACCTAGCGAAAAATCGAGAAGATAACTACTACTATAATTATGCAGTGGGAAATCGTAGCGATGCGATTGCGATGGCAAAAGACGTTTGGAAAAAAGTGAATTTAAAAAACTTAGAAGAGTACATTCGACCAACCATGTCGCGTGCGGATTTAATTATCCATAAATCAGATAATCATTATATTGACTATTTACACATCAAAAAATATTAG
- a CDS encoding F0F1 ATP synthase subunit A, with translation MNIDPSQIVYFEWGFVRITATLVFTWLTMLILILVSFLITRTIKTGKKVSKGQNILEALIETINTQIKQISQEEPGRYLPFIGTLFIFILASNVLSIIPGFKPPTGSLNTTIALSLCVFLAVPFYGISDRGVIGYLKEYIKPTIIMLPFNIIGEISRTLSLAIRLYGNVMSSSVVVAILLGVIPLFFPIVIQALGLLTGIIQAYIFAILAIVYIASVTKNQKEKLDLDLDNEESK, from the coding sequence ATGAATATCGATCCAAGTCAGATCGTGTACTTTGAATGGGGATTTGTTAGGATTACAGCTACCTTAGTATTTACATGGCTCACAATGTTGATATTAATTTTAGTATCCTTTTTGATTACTAGAACTATTAAAACCGGGAAAAAGGTTTCTAAAGGCCAAAATATTTTGGAAGCGTTAATAGAAACTATCAATACTCAAATTAAACAAATAAGTCAGGAAGAGCCAGGGAGATATCTTCCTTTTATTGGAACTTTATTTATATTTATATTGGCTTCAAACGTGTTATCGATTATTCCAGGATTTAAACCACCGACAGGTTCCTTAAATACTACGATTGCCTTGTCTCTCTGCGTATTTTTAGCAGTACCGTTTTATGGAATATCCGACAGAGGTGTTATAGGGTATTTAAAAGAGTATATTAAACCGACAATTATTATGCTACCGTTTAATATAATTGGCGAAATTTCACGAACCCTGTCACTTGCTATTCGTTTATATGGAAATGTGATGAGTTCAAGTGTTGTTGTAGCAATATTATTGGGAGTAATCCCGTTATTTTTTCCGATTGTTATACAAGCATTAGGACTTTTAACAGGAATCATTCAAGCTTATATATTCGCGATTTTAGCTATCGTATATATAGCATCGGTTACAAAAAACCAAAAAGAAAAATTGGACTTAGACTTAGACAATGAAGAAAGTAAATAA
- the guaA gene encoding glutamine-hydrolyzing GMP synthase translates to MTKDLASMEKIIVLDFGSQFNQLITRRIREFGVFSELLSHRTTAEEIKQMDNVKGIIFSGGPNSVYEEGAFTVDEAIYDLGLPILGVCYGMQLMTVAFGGTVKKSENREFGQATIEIMQRQNPLFKDLDEQETVLMSHGDLVVDIPVGFEVVATNAHCPVAAFSNVERDFYGVQFHPEVRHSVHGNEMLRNFVFDICGSKGDWSIEDFIDIEINKIRETVGDKKVLLALSGGVDSSVVGVLLQKAIGDQLTCIFVDHGLLRKNEGKQVMESLSGKFGLNIIKVDAQKRFLDKLAGVSDPEQKRKIIGNEFIYVFDDEATKLEGIDFLAQGTLYTDVIESGTETAQTIKSHHNVGGLPKDMQFKLIEPLNTLFKDEVRELGTKLGMPDSIVWRQPFPGPGLGIRVLGEITEEKLEIVRESDAILHEEIANAGLERDVWQYFTVLPGIRSVGVMGDGRTYDYTVGIRAVTSIDGMTSDWARIPYEVLNKISQRIVNEVDHVNRIVYDITSKPPATIEWE, encoded by the coding sequence ATGACAAAAGATTTAGCATCAATGGAAAAAATTATTGTATTAGATTTTGGAAGTCAATTTAACCAATTAATTACTCGCAGAATTCGCGAATTTGGCGTGTTCTCCGAATTACTTTCACATCGAACAACTGCGGAAGAGATTAAGCAGATGGACAACGTAAAAGGAATTATTTTTTCAGGAGGCCCGAATAGTGTTTATGAGGAGGGTGCCTTTACCGTTGATGAAGCAATCTATGATTTAGGATTACCAATCTTAGGAGTATGCTACGGTATGCAATTAATGACCGTAGCTTTCGGTGGAACAGTAAAGAAATCTGAAAATCGTGAATTTGGTCAGGCTACCATTGAAATCATGCAAAGACAGAATCCTTTGTTTAAAGATTTGGATGAGCAAGAAACTGTTTTGATGAGTCATGGTGATTTAGTTGTCGATATTCCTGTTGGCTTTGAAGTAGTCGCAACCAATGCTCATTGTCCAGTAGCAGCATTTTCAAATGTGGAACGTGACTTTTACGGTGTACAGTTCCACCCAGAAGTCCGTCATTCCGTTCATGGGAATGAAATGTTACGCAATTTTGTTTTTGATATTTGTGGTTCTAAAGGTGATTGGTCTATTGAAGACTTTATTGATATTGAAATTAATAAAATCCGTGAAACAGTAGGCGACAAAAAAGTACTGTTAGCCTTATCTGGTGGAGTGGATTCCTCTGTTGTGGGAGTCTTATTACAAAAAGCAATTGGTGATCAATTGACTTGTATTTTTGTGGATCACGGCTTGTTGCGCAAAAATGAAGGCAAGCAGGTAATGGAAAGTTTATCCGGTAAGTTTGGGTTAAACATTATTAAAGTGGATGCACAAAAACGTTTCTTAGATAAGCTTGCAGGTGTAAGTGACCCAGAACAAAAACGTAAAATTATTGGAAATGAATTCATTTATGTCTTTGACGATGAAGCAACCAAACTAGAAGGAATTGATTTCCTTGCACAAGGAACCCTATATACAGATGTAATTGAAAGTGGAACAGAAACTGCACAAACCATTAAGTCTCATCATAATGTGGGTGGGTTACCAAAAGATATGCAATTCAAACTAATTGAACCGTTAAATACTTTATTTAAAGATGAAGTTCGTGAACTAGGAACAAAATTAGGCATGCCAGACAGCATTGTATGGCGCCAACCGTTCCCAGGACCTGGTCTAGGAATTCGAGTATTAGGTGAAATCACAGAAGAAAAGTTGGAAATTGTTCGTGAATCAGATGCAATTCTTCATGAAGAAATCGCAAATGCTGGACTGGAAAGAGATGTATGGCAATACTTTACGGTCTTACCAGGAATCCGTAGTGTAGGAGTAATGGGAGACGGACGTACGTATGATTACACAGTAGGAATCCGTGCCGTAACGTCTATCGATGGAATGACTTCTGATTGGGCACGAATCCCCTATGAAGTATTAAATAAAATCTCACAACGCATCGTAAACGAAGTCGATCATGTTAATCGAATCGTGTATGACATTACGAGCAAGCCACCAGCTACTATTGAGTGGGAGTAA
- the mgrA gene encoding L-glyceraldehyde 3-phosphate reductase, which produces MNYNAKQNRYENMKYNRCGSSGLMLPAMSLGLWHNFGDVDSYENSKEMVTTAFDLGITHFDLANNYGPPAGSAEKTFGRILKKELASYRDEMIISSKAGYEMWLGPYGNFGSRKSMMASLDQSLERTGLDYFDIFYSHRPDPDTPIEETMGALADIVKRGKALYVGISNYNAEETKEAVKVLKDLGVNPLIHQPSYSMFDRWIEDGLQDVLKDEGLGSIAYSPLAQGMLTSKYLKGIPKDSRADKENTFLEKSDITKEKLSQIQNLQDLAVSRNQSLAQMALAWVLRKDKVTSVIIGASKKEQIIENVKALENLEFSEKELEDINQILKR; this is translated from the coding sequence ATGAATTACAACGCAAAACAAAATAGATATGAGAATATGAAATATAACCGATGTGGATCCAGTGGTTTAATGCTTCCAGCGATGTCTCTTGGTTTATGGCACAATTTTGGTGACGTAGATTCTTATGAGAACAGTAAGGAAATGGTAACGACAGCTTTTGACTTAGGAATCACTCACTTTGATTTAGCAAATAATTATGGACCACCAGCTGGTTCTGCGGAAAAGACTTTCGGAAGAATTTTAAAAAAAGAGTTAGCATCCTATAGAGATGAAATGATAATATCTTCTAAAGCAGGTTACGAGATGTGGCTAGGGCCTTATGGTAATTTTGGCTCCCGCAAATCTATGATGGCAAGTCTTGATCAAAGCCTAGAAAGAACGGGACTTGATTATTTTGATATCTTTTATTCTCATAGACCAGATCCAGATACTCCAATTGAAGAAACGATGGGAGCTTTGGCGGATATTGTTAAAAGAGGTAAAGCATTGTATGTAGGGATCTCTAACTATAATGCAGAAGAGACAAAAGAAGCAGTTAAAGTTTTAAAAGATTTAGGAGTAAATCCTTTAATTCATCAACCTTCCTATTCGATGTTTGATAGATGGATAGAAGATGGGCTTCAAGATGTACTAAAAGATGAAGGACTAGGATCAATTGCATATTCACCTCTTGCCCAAGGAATGCTAACTAGTAAATATTTAAAAGGAATCCCAAAAGATTCAAGAGCAGATAAAGAAAATACTTTTCTTGAAAAAAGTGATATTACCAAAGAAAAGCTTAGTCAAATTCAAAATTTACAAGATCTTGCAGTATCTAGAAATCAAAGTCTCGCTCAAATGGCCCTTGCATGGGTTCTTAGAAAAGATAAAGTAACATCTGTAATCATTGGAGCAAGTAAAAAAGAGCAAATAATAGAAAATGTAAAAGCTCTTGAAAACCTTGAATTTAGTGAAAAAGAATTAGAGGATATTAATCAAATCCTAAAAAGGTAA
- a CDS encoding AtpZ/AtpI family protein has translation MDEELLNEIEKDANKKLKSKEDGKEIMFGLGLFGIVGWSIAVPTLLGIALGTYLDKKVETSFSWTLTLIFVGVIVGAFNTWRWLNENNNKE, from the coding sequence CTGGATGAAGAACTTTTAAATGAAATAGAGAAAGATGCTAATAAAAAATTAAAATCTAAGGAAGACGGAAAAGAAATAATGTTTGGCTTAGGTCTTTTTGGAATTGTAGGTTGGTCTATTGCTGTACCGACACTTTTAGGAATAGCTTTGGGTACATACTTAGATAAAAAAGTTGAGACAAGTTTCTCTTGGACGTTAACGCTTATCTTTGTGGGTGTTATTGTTGGAGCTTTTAATACATGGCGTTGGCTGAATGAAAATAATAACAAAGAATAG
- a CDS encoding Gfo/Idh/MocA family protein, whose translation MKILNYGIISSASIVPRFVAALKESNHSQAVAIGASNLSKAQKMANELGIKKAYGSYKEVYEDPQVDVVYIATINDQHFLQIMEALSHQKHVVCEKPMVLQAAHATEAFAYAKKQGLFLMEAQKAVFLPSINYVKEKIKDEEFGRLRQATLNASWLVNHPKSHWMYDRHQAGVLFSSASYIIEPLLYLLDMPKFEYKALYHLGSKKEIDDATISFSFNNDLLVSSQLSMIVQTNNEANFYFDDAKITIKKFWSSNQVTIDHHKTGESKTVTYDEVPEMVYEINHVSDCIHKGLIQSPIMSEKMTETCVRLVEEIYQKSLES comes from the coding sequence ATGAAAATATTAAACTATGGAATCATTTCTTCCGCAAGTATCGTACCAAGGTTTGTGGCAGCACTAAAAGAAAGCAATCATTCACAAGCTGTTGCCATCGGCGCTTCAAATTTATCAAAGGCTCAAAAAATGGCAAATGAACTTGGAATAAAAAAAGCTTACGGTAGTTATAAAGAAGTATATGAAGACCCACAAGTAGATGTTGTTTATATTGCTACTATAAATGATCAGCATTTTCTGCAAATAATGGAAGCTTTATCTCATCAAAAGCATGTCGTTTGTGAAAAGCCAATGGTGCTTCAAGCAGCGCATGCCACGGAGGCTTTTGCTTATGCTAAAAAACAAGGGCTATTTCTAATGGAAGCCCAAAAAGCAGTGTTTTTACCAAGCATAAATTATGTGAAAGAAAAGATTAAAGACGAAGAGTTTGGACGATTACGACAAGCAACCTTAAATGCTTCTTGGTTAGTCAATCATCCTAAAAGCCATTGGATGTATGACCGACATCAAGCGGGAGTTCTCTTTAGTTCGGCTTCTTATATTATAGAACCCTTACTTTACTTATTGGATATGCCAAAATTTGAATACAAGGCTTTATATCACTTGGGTAGCAAAAAGGAAATTGATGACGCGACGATCTCTTTTAGTTTTAATAATGATTTATTAGTGTCAAGCCAACTGTCCATGATTGTACAAACAAATAATGAAGCAAATTTCTACTTTGATGATGCTAAAATTACCATTAAAAAATTCTGGAGTTCCAATCAAGTAACGATTGATCATCACAAAACTGGAGAAAGTAAAACAGTAACCTATGATGAAGTCCCAGAAATGGTTTACGAAATCAATCACGTATCTGATTGTATCCATAAAGGTCTCATTCAATCTCCAATTATGAGTGAAAAAATGACGGAGACCTGTGTTCGTTTAGTTGAGGAAATATATCAAAAATCATTGGAATCATAA